One segment of uncultured Methanobrevibacter sp. DNA contains the following:
- a CDS encoding DUF356 domain-containing protein, producing the protein MALILVRGENNSKLLNAIADMERHGNLTLVSKPKVIDASFADSLVESILNSKLRTKSNVATAFFVKEDTTLSIMQIKKIHPPAHVVVVSKEYGGYDELQSLLETAKSFQGYQSHRAENEGMIDYKIKGKGRHIKNEKLNSYVK; encoded by the coding sequence ATGGCATTAATTTTAGTTAGAGGGGAGAATAATTCTAAATTACTTAATGCAATTGCAGATATGGAAAGGCATGGTAATTTAACATTGGTTTCAAAGCCTAAGGTTATCGATGCAAGTTTTGCAGATTCATTGGTTGAAAGTATTCTAAACTCTAAACTCAGAACAAAATCTAATGTAGCTACTGCTTTTTTCGTTAAAGAGGATACTACATTAAGCATTATGCAAATAAAAAAAATTCATCCTCCGGCTCATGTTGTAGTTGTGAGTAAGGAATATGGTGGTTATGATGAGTTACAATCATTATTGGAAACTGCCAAATCTTTCCAGGGATATCAGTCTCACAGAGCTGAAAATGAGGGGATGATTGATTATAAAATTAAAGGTAAAGGAAGACATATTAAAAATGAGAAATTGAATAGCTATGTTAAATAG
- a CDS encoding multiprotein bridging factor aMBF1, with product MECEICGKEVPEHNPIRAKIEGSVMVVCKECSKLGKIQKAPPKPKFRKQEKSKRPTTTRNKSYSRNDEPSEELIEDFEITVRRAREAKDWSREDLGKKINERVSVISRIETGKMTPDVKLTKKLEKALNIKLLEKVDNVDLNQFVNSSSGERTLGNIMKIKRK from the coding sequence GAAATTTGTGGTAAAGAAGTGCCGGAACATAATCCAATTAGGGCAAAAATTGAAGGATCAGTTATGGTTGTATGCAAAGAGTGTTCAAAACTTGGAAAAATCCAAAAAGCACCTCCTAAACCAAAATTTAGAAAACAAGAAAAATCAAAAAGACCAACCACAACTAGAAACAAAAGTTATTCAAGAAATGATGAACCTTCTGAAGAATTAATTGAAGATTTCGAAATTACCGTTAGAAGAGCAAGAGAAGCAAAAGATTGGTCAAGAGAAGATTTAGGTAAAAAAATCAATGAAAGAGTTTCAGTCATTTCAAGAATTGAAACCGGAAAAATGACTCCTGATGTAAAGCTCACAAAAAAACTAGAAAAAGCATTGAATATTAAATTACTAGAAAAAGTAGATAATGTAGATTTGAATCAATTTGTAAATAGTTCATCAGGTGAACGTACATTAGGAAATATAATGAAAATTAAAAGAAAATAG